A stretch of the Aphis gossypii isolate Hap1 chromosome 2, ASM2018417v2, whole genome shotgun sequence genome encodes the following:
- the LOC114119777 gene encoding polyadenylate-binding protein 2, with protein sequence MADLDDQLLEGGIDLSSEEHNTQISIENSMSFDLIENGQSNNVDSQASADSDLEVIRARVREMEEEAEKLKKLQSQVDQEMSNTPVLSSPNCSKTSATYNLSEQEKAEADARSVYVGNVDYAATAEELETHFHGCGSINRVTILCNKFDGHPKGFAYIEFADMDSVNTAMAMDDSLFRGRQIKVNPKRTNKPGISTTNRPVASRGRAMFRGRPMSRGGAQSSFYGGYRPSRRPRGGYSRRAMYYPY encoded by the exons ATGGCAGACTTAGATGACCAATTATTAGAAGGTGGTATTGATTTATCATCTGAAGAACATAACACACAAATTAGTATAGAAAATAGCATGTCTTTTGATTTGATTGAAAATGGTCAATCGAATAATGTCGACTCTCAAGCATCAGCAGATTCT GACTTGGAAGTAATCAGAGCTCGTGTACGCGAAATGGAAGAAGAAGctgaaaagttaaaaaaattgcaatcaCAAGTAGATCAAGAAATGTCAAACACACCAGTACTGTCTTCTCCAAATTGCTCGAAAACAA GTGCAACATATAATTTGTCAGAGCAGGAAAAAGCTGAAGCTGATGCTAGATCTGTTTATGTTGGTAAT gtaGACTATGCAGCAACAGCAGAAGAATTGGAAACTCATTTTCATGGGTGTGGTTCAATAAATCGGGTAAccatattgtgtaataaatttgatGGTCATCCAAAAGGGTTTGCATATATTGAATTTGCTGACATGGATTCAGTTAATACAGCCATGGCTATGGATGATTCTTTATTCAGGGGCCGTCAAATTAAA GTCAATCCTAAAAGAACGAATAAACCTGGGATAAGCACTACAAATCGTCCAGTAGCATCTAGGGGTAGAGCTATGTTCCGAGGTCGTCCAATGTCTCGTGGTGGTGCACAATCATCATTTTATGGTGGTTACAGACCATCTCGTAGACCaag aGGTGGTTATTCCAGAAGAGCAATGTATTATCCTTACTGA